Proteins from a genomic interval of Microbacterium esteraromaticum:
- a CDS encoding YchJ family protein, with the protein MSKSSLPTDEQRCPCTSGNLFGACCGPVLKSGEAPGALRLMRSRFTAFAIGDAGHLLRTWHTSTRPDDLELDDDVRWYRLDILDQQRGGPFDDEGVVEFEAFYRQGAERGSMRERSRFVREDGSWFYVDGVVASR; encoded by the coding sequence ATGTCGAAATCCTCGCTGCCCACCGATGAACAGCGTTGCCCGTGCACGAGCGGGAACCTCTTCGGTGCGTGTTGCGGCCCGGTGCTGAAGTCGGGTGAGGCTCCTGGTGCGCTGCGGTTGATGCGCTCTCGTTTTACGGCGTTCGCGATCGGCGATGCTGGTCATCTGCTGCGCACCTGGCATACGAGCACGCGCCCCGATGACCTCGAGCTGGATGACGACGTGCGCTGGTACCGTCTCGACATCCTCGATCAGCAGCGCGGCGGACCGTTCGACGATGAAGGCGTGGTTGAGTTCGAGGCGTTTTATCGTCAGGGCGCCGAACGCGGGTCGATGCGTGAGCGCAGCCGGTTCGTGCGTGAGGACGGCTCGTGGTTCTACGTCGACGGCGTCGTCGCCAGCAGATAG
- a CDS encoding DUF6325 family protein: MNDFRYGPVEFYLVGFEGEGPDPETFQALRDLLASGAVRLLDFVLLTKTAGGDVETRDLDVDQADLLGEAHPLADGLAGEEDIMTLAEHVPAGTSAAVVVLELAFVRTLAAKLQASGGEVLRTERVPAPVVNAMIDILEQEGE, encoded by the coding sequence ATGAACGATTTCCGCTACGGACCCGTCGAGTTCTATCTGGTCGGGTTCGAAGGCGAAGGCCCCGACCCCGAGACGTTCCAGGCGCTACGAGATCTGCTCGCGTCGGGTGCCGTGCGCCTGCTCGACTTCGTCCTGTTGACGAAGACCGCCGGTGGTGACGTCGAGACGCGCGATCTCGACGTCGACCAGGCAGACCTGCTCGGTGAAGCACACCCGCTCGCCGACGGACTGGCCGGTGAAGAGGACATCATGACGCTGGCCGAGCACGTGCCTGCCGGCACCTCGGCAGCCGTGGTCGTACTCGAGCTCGCCTTCGTCCGCACCTTGGCGGCGAAGCTGCAGGCATCGGGCGGTGAGGTGCTGCGCACCGAGCGGGTCCCCGCCCCGGTCGTGAACGCGATGATCGACATTCTCGAACAGGAAGGTGAGTGA
- a CDS encoding aldo/keto reductase, translated as MTEVPFFTAHNGFRMPAIGLGTYRLNGDAGAEAVTAAIALGYRLIDSAFNYENEGAVGAGIAASDVDRSDLIVTTKLPGRHHESARARVSIEESRYRLGLDATDLHLIHWPNPARDLYAQAWQALVDAQQRGTVRQIGVSNFLPEHLDRIERESGVRPVTNQIEVHPHFPQEEAVRLHAERGILTVAWSPLGRAGELLAEPVIVDIASAHGITPAQTVLAWHAARGTVSIPKASSAAHQRANLAAAAVVLSPGEVEAITGLGRPDGRLFDADPAHHQEL; from the coding sequence ATGACCGAGGTCCCGTTCTTCACCGCCCACAACGGCTTCCGGATGCCGGCGATCGGCCTGGGCACGTACCGCCTCAACGGAGATGCGGGTGCCGAAGCCGTCACCGCCGCGATCGCACTCGGATACCGCTTGATCGATTCGGCGTTCAACTACGAGAACGAAGGCGCCGTCGGCGCCGGCATCGCAGCATCCGATGTGGATCGCTCTGATCTCATCGTCACGACCAAGCTGCCCGGCCGCCACCACGAGAGCGCCCGAGCTCGCGTGAGCATCGAAGAGAGCCGATACCGGCTCGGTCTCGACGCCACCGACCTGCACCTGATCCACTGGCCCAACCCCGCGCGCGATCTGTATGCGCAGGCGTGGCAAGCGCTCGTGGACGCGCAACAGCGCGGCACCGTCCGCCAGATCGGCGTGTCGAACTTCCTCCCCGAGCACCTGGATCGCATCGAGCGCGAGTCCGGCGTGCGGCCGGTGACGAACCAGATCGAGGTGCACCCGCACTTCCCGCAGGAAGAGGCCGTGCGACTTCATGCCGAGCGCGGCATACTCACGGTCGCCTGGAGCCCTCTCGGGCGGGCCGGAGAACTACTGGCAGAACCGGTCATCGTCGACATCGCATCCGCGCATGGCATCACGCCGGCACAGACCGTGCTCGCGTGGCATGCGGCGAGAGGCACGGTCTCGATCCCCAAGGCCTCGTCAGCCGCCCATCAGCGGGCGAACCTTGCCGCTGCCGCAGTGGTGCTCTCACCCGGCGAAGTCGAGGCCATCACCGGACTGGGGCGACCCGACGGGCGACTCTTCGACGCGGATCCCGCGCATCACCAGGAGCTGTGA
- a CDS encoding zinc ribbon domain-containing protein, with protein sequence MKATPENQRTLLDIADLDRKIGQAERASKTPAQGARINELAAVRKQQLGELTALTGTLDDARADLRRLESDVALAAQRRDRDAERLAAATDPKQAQALENEIESLGRRISSLEDDELDVMGRVEEAQAAVDAQQALIDQTQSEGAQLTAAAKAEMAAAATECEHLSRDRAALAASVAPELLADYERRASRGVGVGLLRRGVCEGCQMMLAGTDLNEVRRAASDDVVSCPECGGILVRTDESGL encoded by the coding sequence GTGAAGGCCACCCCTGAGAACCAGCGCACCCTGCTCGACATCGCCGACCTGGATCGTAAGATCGGCCAGGCGGAGCGGGCGAGCAAGACACCGGCGCAGGGCGCTCGCATCAATGAGCTCGCGGCGGTCCGCAAGCAGCAACTGGGCGAACTCACGGCGCTGACCGGAACCCTCGACGACGCCCGTGCCGATCTGCGTCGGCTCGAGTCGGACGTCGCGTTGGCCGCACAGCGCCGCGACCGTGACGCCGAGCGTCTGGCGGCGGCGACCGACCCCAAGCAGGCGCAGGCGCTTGAGAACGAGATCGAGAGCCTCGGGCGCCGGATCAGTTCGCTCGAGGATGACGAGCTCGACGTGATGGGGCGAGTCGAAGAGGCACAGGCCGCCGTTGACGCACAGCAGGCGCTGATCGACCAGACGCAGTCCGAGGGTGCCCAGTTGACCGCCGCGGCCAAGGCCGAGATGGCGGCGGCCGCGACCGAGTGCGAGCATCTGTCGCGCGATCGTGCGGCTTTGGCTGCGTCGGTTGCACCGGAGCTGCTCGCCGATTACGAACGGCGCGCATCTCGCGGCGTGGGTGTCGGTCTGCTGCGCCGGGGCGTCTGCGAGGGATGTCAGATGATGCTGGCCGGAACTGATCTGAACGAGGTTCGCCGCGCGGCTTCCGACGACGTCGTCTCGTGCCCCGAGTGCGGTGGCATCCTCGTGCGTACGGACGAGTCGGGGCTGTGA
- a CDS encoding SulP family inorganic anion transporter encodes MAMAQAIICGILFVLLAVFKLGFLANFLSKPILIGFVGGLALDILVSQVAKMLGISIDSGGEFVDKVAGVIGGLGSTNLYALAISVFAVVVLLAGKRFLKMVPWALVVMIVATVVVLVADLGDRGVAVLGEVPAGAPQLTWPMLDWQTWLLLIPSALALTMVTTAEGLLVSRSYGEKRHYRTSPNRDLLAFGVANVAAGAQGSFAVGSSTSRTAAMDQAGSRTQLPSLVLAVGTLLLLLFGTGLLEDIPSPAIGAIVGVAILPLLGFREFRALWHQDRFEFSIGAVCFLTTLFVGSIAGILVAFVLARVNIAKRASNPAIDVLAADGSPTASLLDPAATGAMTAPGVVVIRMAAPMFFANGDAFAGAVRRAVRAPGAGVVQHVVIDMEAVTDADVTAAESFEGLTDWLRSEGVTLSFSRLRAAARPRLERLGILAGQHIFETNRAALDALRTDDARDQLREQQ; translated from the coding sequence ATGGCGATGGCACAGGCGATCATCTGCGGCATCCTGTTCGTGCTGCTCGCAGTGTTCAAGCTGGGGTTCCTCGCGAACTTCCTGTCGAAGCCGATCCTGATCGGGTTCGTCGGAGGACTTGCGCTCGACATCCTCGTCTCGCAGGTGGCGAAGATGCTCGGCATCTCGATCGACTCGGGCGGGGAGTTCGTCGACAAGGTGGCCGGCGTGATCGGTGGCCTCGGCAGTACGAATCTCTACGCCCTCGCCATCTCGGTGTTCGCCGTGGTCGTGCTGCTCGCGGGCAAGAGATTCCTGAAGATGGTGCCGTGGGCCCTCGTCGTGATGATCGTGGCGACCGTCGTGGTCCTGGTCGCCGACCTCGGCGACCGAGGCGTCGCCGTGCTCGGTGAGGTGCCCGCCGGAGCACCGCAGCTCACCTGGCCCATGCTCGACTGGCAGACCTGGCTGCTGCTGATCCCATCCGCGCTGGCGCTGACGATGGTCACCACGGCAGAAGGACTGCTCGTGTCGCGCTCGTACGGAGAGAAGCGGCACTATCGGACCTCGCCCAATCGCGATCTGCTCGCCTTCGGCGTCGCGAACGTGGCAGCGGGCGCACAGGGCAGCTTCGCGGTCGGCTCGTCGACAAGTCGCACCGCCGCTATGGACCAGGCGGGATCGCGCACGCAGTTGCCCTCGCTGGTGCTCGCGGTCGGCACGCTGCTGCTGTTGCTCTTCGGTACCGGGCTACTGGAAGACATCCCGTCGCCGGCGATCGGCGCCATCGTCGGCGTGGCAATCCTGCCGCTGCTGGGATTCCGTGAGTTCCGCGCACTCTGGCACCAGGATCGTTTCGAGTTCAGCATCGGCGCGGTGTGCTTCCTGACCACGCTGTTCGTCGGTTCGATCGCCGGCATCCTCGTCGCCTTCGTGCTCGCCCGCGTCAACATCGCCAAGCGGGCGTCGAACCCCGCAATCGATGTGCTCGCCGCCGATGGTTCGCCCACGGCATCCCTTCTCGATCCCGCCGCAACCGGCGCGATGACGGCCCCGGGGGTCGTCGTGATCAGGATGGCCGCGCCGATGTTCTTCGCCAACGGCGACGCGTTCGCGGGAGCCGTACGCCGCGCCGTGCGCGCCCCCGGCGCGGGCGTCGTGCAGCACGTCGTGATCGATATGGAAGCGGTGACCGATGCGGACGTCACTGCCGCGGAGTCCTTTGAGGGGCTGACGGATTGGCTCCGATCAGAGGGCGTGACGCTGTCGTTCAGCCGGCTCCGGGCGGCCGCGCGCCCGCGCTTGGAGCGGCTCGGCATCCTCGCCGGCCAACACATCTTCGAGACCAACCGCGCGGCACTGGACGCCTTGCGCACCGATGACGCGCGAGATCAGCTCCGCGAACAGCAGTGA
- a CDS encoding SHOCT domain-containing protein encodes MPLRRVGRPGLIGLAARTAVVAGTASAVQGSAARRQQERAQQEQYQAAAQQAQIDAAAQQAAAQYAPAPVAPAPQAPAADAGGDMIAKLQQLSGLHDAGVLSDDEFAAAKQKLLS; translated from the coding sequence ATGCCATTGAGAAGAGTAGGCAGGCCCGGTCTGATCGGTCTGGCGGCTCGAACAGCCGTCGTCGCCGGTACCGCCAGCGCTGTGCAGGGCAGCGCCGCACGCAGACAGCAGGAGCGCGCCCAGCAGGAGCAGTATCAGGCTGCCGCGCAGCAGGCACAGATCGATGCCGCGGCGCAGCAGGCCGCGGCACAGTACGCGCCGGCACCGGTGGCCCCCGCCCCGCAGGCCCCGGCCGCTGACGCGGGTGGCGATATGATCGCCAAGCTGCAGCAGCTGAGCGGGCTCCACGATGCGGGAGTGCTCTCAGATGACGAGTTCGCCGCAGCCAAGCAGAAGTTGCTGAGCTGA
- a CDS encoding SulP family inorganic anion transporter, whose protein sequence is MLAGVTLLAIAIPLNIGYAQIAGLPATAGLYALVVPTIVYALVVSSRQLVASPDAAAAALVASSIGGLAAPQRAPRTTWRWRWHRRSSAASCSCCSQCSSWGSSRTSCRSRS, encoded by the coding sequence ATGCTCGCCGGCGTCACCCTGCTCGCGATCGCAATCCCGTTGAACATCGGCTATGCACAGATCGCGGGGCTACCGGCGACGGCGGGGCTGTATGCGCTGGTCGTGCCGACCATCGTGTACGCGCTGGTGGTCTCGTCGCGGCAACTGGTGGCGTCGCCCGACGCGGCGGCCGCAGCCCTGGTGGCGTCGTCGATCGGCGGTCTTGCCGCACCGCAGCGGGCTCCGAGGACTACCTGGCGATGGCGATGGCACAGGCGATCATCTGCGGCATCCTGTTCGTGCTGCTCGCAGTGTTCAAGCTGGGGTTCCTCGCGAACTTCCTGTCGAAGCCGATCCTGA
- a CDS encoding GAP family protein yields MIGAVWQLIPVALGVMASPLAVLGLIGILLSRRPRRNGIAYLAGWVLSTAFLLTTGILMLVAAGDMGPYRQPGWVAVLHFVIGAICLGGAGWIYLRARRVIELVAAARTPDELAAAAPQLPRLVRSVARYTPPRSFGLGAAIFLNPMNISLVAAAALAIIHTTPGGGERVMLGLGFVVAAAAPVAVPVLIVLIRRQRAEPMLRGLRRWMLKHNGYLSAGVLSIVGVLQIVKAVQVWV; encoded by the coding sequence ATGATCGGCGCGGTGTGGCAGTTGATCCCGGTGGCGCTCGGGGTGATGGCGAGTCCGCTGGCCGTGCTGGGGCTGATCGGCATCCTGCTCTCGCGGCGTCCTCGTCGCAACGGCATCGCCTACCTGGCGGGGTGGGTGCTGAGCACCGCCTTCCTGCTGACGACGGGCATCCTGATGCTGGTGGCGGCCGGCGACATGGGGCCGTATCGCCAACCGGGTTGGGTGGCTGTGCTGCACTTCGTGATCGGCGCGATCTGCCTCGGCGGTGCGGGCTGGATCTATCTGCGCGCGCGACGGGTGATCGAGCTCGTCGCCGCGGCCCGCACTCCGGACGAGCTCGCGGCCGCGGCGCCGCAGCTTCCTCGTCTTGTTCGTAGCGTCGCCCGGTACACGCCACCACGGTCCTTCGGTCTGGGCGCGGCGATCTTCTTGAACCCGATGAACATCTCGCTGGTCGCCGCGGCGGCACTGGCGATCATTCACACCACACCCGGTGGCGGCGAACGAGTGATGCTCGGTCTGGGGTTCGTGGTCGCCGCGGCGGCGCCGGTCGCGGTTCCGGTGCTGATCGTGCTGATTCGGCGCCAGCGCGCCGAACCGATGCTGCGCGGGCTGCGTCGGTGGATGCTGAAGCACAACGGCTATCTGAGCGCGGGGGTGCTCTCGATCGTGGGCGTGCTGCAGATCGTCAAGGCCGTGCAGGTCTGGGTATGA
- a CDS encoding bifunctional 3'-5' exonuclease/DNA polymerase yields MSDARQTHLSPDPVHAVVGRAPDGGWQIALCTEQNPDAQPEHVADTELVARVRQIEAELVPRWTVRSLRSFAPRLLAAGVRPRRAHDLVLCHAILRDTAALNAPVTPSPLWMRTDEAESETGQPGLFDVDLGAPAPADQFDAVHAQWVAQLTALRTSADGRLRLLCAAESAGALVAEEMTAAGLPWSVDVHEGILHQQLGPRPMRGARPAHMARLATAIGDLLDDPTLNPDSPPRLLRALHRAGVFVESTSKWELSQIEHPVVEPLLEYKRLSRLFTANGWAWLDEWVRDGRFRPVYLTGGVVTGRWASVGGGALQIPRLLRQAVSADPGWTLVAADVAQLEPRVLAAMSRDTAMAEAARGRDLYEGVVRSGAVATREEAKYAVLGAMYGATTGESGRLVPRLRKVYPRAMGLVDAAARSGEQGGVVSTLLGRSSPRPDEGWRSEQSRASAPDAAGGDESRARSRARERGRFTRNFVVQGTAAEWALLWLAEIRHRLTALPTASAPAPDSGPVFGSHAHLAFFLHDEVIVHAPLDQADAVAGVLRAAADAATRRLFPGFDIDIPLDVHIGADAAKHA; encoded by the coding sequence ATGTCGGATGCCCGGCAGACGCACCTGAGCCCCGATCCGGTGCATGCGGTGGTGGGGCGCGCACCGGACGGTGGATGGCAGATCGCGTTGTGCACTGAACAGAACCCGGATGCGCAACCCGAGCACGTCGCGGACACCGAACTTGTTGCGCGCGTCCGGCAGATCGAAGCGGAGCTCGTGCCGCGCTGGACGGTGCGCAGTCTGCGCTCCTTCGCGCCACGGCTCCTGGCCGCGGGTGTGCGCCCGCGACGAGCTCATGATCTGGTGCTGTGTCATGCGATCCTCCGTGACACGGCCGCGCTGAACGCGCCGGTGACGCCTTCGCCGCTGTGGATGCGTACCGACGAGGCGGAGAGCGAGACCGGCCAACCCGGCCTGTTCGACGTCGATCTCGGCGCACCCGCGCCGGCCGATCAATTCGATGCGGTGCACGCCCAATGGGTCGCCCAGCTCACGGCTCTGCGCACAAGTGCCGATGGCCGGTTGCGCCTGTTGTGCGCGGCGGAGTCCGCCGGTGCGCTGGTGGCAGAGGAGATGACCGCCGCCGGCCTGCCCTGGAGCGTCGACGTGCACGAGGGCATCCTGCACCAGCAGTTGGGGCCGCGGCCGATGCGCGGGGCGAGGCCCGCGCACATGGCGCGCCTCGCAACGGCGATCGGCGATCTTCTGGATGACCCGACACTCAACCCCGATAGTCCGCCTCGGCTGCTGCGCGCCCTGCATCGCGCCGGCGTGTTCGTCGAATCGACGTCGAAGTGGGAGCTGTCACAGATCGAGCACCCCGTGGTGGAACCGTTGCTGGAGTACAAGCGGCTGTCGCGGCTGTTCACTGCGAACGGGTGGGCGTGGTTGGACGAGTGGGTGCGTGATGGGCGCTTCCGACCCGTGTATCTCACCGGTGGCGTCGTCACGGGGCGGTGGGCTTCGGTGGGCGGGGGAGCGTTACAGATCCCGCGCCTGCTGCGCCAGGCGGTGTCGGCCGACCCCGGATGGACATTGGTGGCGGCGGACGTGGCGCAGCTGGAGCCCCGCGTTCTGGCGGCGATGTCACGCGATACGGCCATGGCAGAGGCGGCCCGCGGCCGAGACCTGTACGAGGGTGTGGTGCGGTCCGGCGCCGTGGCCACGCGTGAGGAGGCCAAGTACGCCGTGCTGGGTGCGATGTACGGCGCCACGACGGGGGAGAGTGGCCGGCTGGTGCCCCGGCTGCGAAAGGTGTATCCGCGGGCGATGGGCCTTGTCGACGCGGCGGCTCGCAGCGGCGAACAGGGCGGCGTGGTCAGCACGCTGCTGGGGCGCAGTTCGCCCCGCCCCGACGAGGGATGGCGCAGCGAGCAATCGCGCGCGAGCGCCCCTGACGCGGCCGGAGGGGATGAGTCCCGGGCGCGCAGTCGAGCGCGCGAGCGCGGCCGCTTCACCCGCAACTTCGTCGTGCAGGGCACCGCGGCCGAGTGGGCGCTGCTCTGGTTGGCAGAGATTCGGCATCGCCTCACCGCCCTGCCGACGGCATCCGCTCCCGCGCCCGACTCGGGCCCGGTGTTCGGCTCGCACGCGCATCTGGCGTTCTTCCTGCACGATGAGGTGATCGTGCACGCCCCGCTTGACCAGGCCGATGCCGTCGCAGGGGTATTGCGCGCCGCGGCCGACGCAGCGACGCGGCGGTTGTTCCCCGGATTCGACATCGACATCCCGTTGGACGTGCACATCGGCGCCGATGCGGCGAAGCACGCATAG